TATTTATAAGTTTAAGATTTAGCTATAATCTTATCTGCCAATTGGCAAAGGTTAACTCCAGAGAAATTTCCTGAACTCATTAACAGTACATTTGTATTCTCAAAATTATTCGATAAAAGGTTTGATATCACTTCATCTGAATCGGTGTAAACTGTTACATTTTTGCCTCCAAAAGCCTCTCTAACCTGTTCTTTTGTAATGGGTTCTAGTTTTTTGTGTTCTAAAGTTTTAGGATTAAAATATACTATGGCTTCATCGGCAAGTTTCATTGTGTTTTTGTATTGTGGTAAAAATTCTTTTTTCAGACTACTAAAAGTATGCAGTTCCATGCAGGCAATTAATTTTCTGTTGGTAAATTGCTTTTTAACAGCTTCCGTAGTAGCTTTTAGTTTAGAAGGAGAGTGTGCAAAGTCCTGAAAAACGATACACGAATTACTTTCCGATAGCTTTTGTAATCGCTTGGCTGCACCCGAAAATGTTTGAATAGTACTGTAAAAATCTTTATCGCTTAGTCCGGCTTTTTTGCATATATAATAAGCACCCATTAAATTTTGAAGGTTGTGTTCTCCAAAAATTTCCAACTCTATATCTCCAAAATTAGTAGTAAGAACAGTTTTGTTATTTATGAGTTTAAACTTTGGTGTATCGTAAGGAATATAATTAATGTCTTTTCTCTTATTGTTAACTATTTTATTGATATGTTCATCTTTATCGAAATAAATTAAACTACCATTTGGTTGAATTAGTTTTGTGAAAATTTCAAATTGTTCAACATAGTTTTCGAATGTGGGAAATACATTAATATGATCCCAGGCAATTCCTGTTAAAAGGGCAATATTAGGATGATATAAATGAAATTTTGGACGACGATCGATTGGAGATGATAGGTATTCGTCTCCTTCAAAAATTGCAATTTCAGTATTTTTGCTCAATTTAACCATAGTTTCGAAGCCTTCAATTTGAGCTCCAACCATGTAATCAAAATCGATATTATTTTCTTTAAAAACATGCATTACCATGGATGTAGTAGTTGTTTTTCCATGGCTTCCGCCGATAACAATTCTTGTTTTATCTTTTGTTTGTTCGTAAATGTATTCGGGGTACGAGTATATTTTTAAGCCTAATTCTTGTGCTTTTAGTAATTCCGGATTATCTATTCTTGCGTGCATTCCCAGAATAATGGCATCTATATCTGCAGTTAATTTGTCGGGATACCAACCCCATTTTTCTGGTAAAATACCGTATTTCTGTAATCTTGATTTCGAGGGTTCAAAAATCTCATCATCCGAACCTGAAACTGTATATCCTTTTTTGTGAAGTGCAATAGCTAAATTGTGCATGGCGCTACCACCAACTGCAATAAAATGAACTTTCATTGATAATCGTTTATAATTTGTATTTTTGATGATCTTATAGAGAATATAAACTCTAATTTTTGTTGAGTTTACGAAAGATTAAAGATACTAGAATTAAATAGAATATCATGGAAATATACAATATTGAGACGGGAAATTTTATGTGTGATGGTGGTGCAATGTTTAGTGTTGTTCCAAAAATAATGTGGAGCAAAAAATATCCGTGTAACGAAGATAATTATTGTAATTGTGCCATAAGAAGTTTGCTTGTGGTAGATGGTGATAGAAAAATTTTAATTGACAATGGTACCGGAGATAAGCAAAGTGAAGATTTCTTTAAGCATCAGCATTTAAATGGTGATGATAGTTTATTGGCTTCGCTTAAAAATGTTGGGGTTTCGGCTAATGATATTACTGATGTTGTTTTTACTCATTTGCACTTTGATCATTGCGGAGGTGCGGTTAAGTGGAATAAAGATAGATCGGGTTATGAGCTGGTGTTTAAAAATGCGAAACATTGGGTTGGGAAACAGCAGTGGGAAAATTATCTGAATCCTAATATTAGAGAAGCTGATGCTTTTTTCGATGAAAATATTATGCCTATTAAAGAATCGGGTAAACTTAATTTTGTTGAAGAAGAAGGGGAGTTATTTCCGAATTTTGAAGTTCGTTTTTTTAATGGACATACCCCAGGATTAATGATTCCTATAATTAATAATAAAGGTCAAAAAATTTGTTTTGCTGGCGACTTTATTCCTACGGCAGCTAATGTGCCAGTAAAGTGGCTGGCAAGTTATGATCTTAATCCTACTGCTTCCTTAAAAGAAAAAGACAACTTCTTAAAAGAAGCTGTCCAGGAAAATTATATTTTATTTTTTCAACATGATATTACAACTGAGTGTTGTAATTTAATTCAAACAGAGAGAGGAATTAAAGTAAAAGAGTGTTTTGCTTTGTCCGAAATAGATAAATATTAAGCACTAATAGTGTCCTTGTATTCAGCTAAAACAGATTCAATTTTGGAAATGCGTTCAAAAACTGATTTTTGGGTTCCAAAATCTTTGTAATCGGCATTTAGGTATGTAAGATAATATTCCATAAGCCTGATTTGAGTGGATAGGGTCGATTCCATAAATTTTTTCTTAAGATCAATGTGTTCGATCCCGTTTCGATCTAATAATTTTTGTACTATTTTTCCTGATTTATTAATTCTTTTTGCTAGGTTATTCTCGTAATAAAGATGAGTAATAATAAGACTGGAAAACAGTAGAAAGCAAAAAATCACAAAAAATGAAAGCATATCGTAAGTTTTTGTTTAACAAATATTAATCCTTATTCAATTTACGATAAAATTTTTGAAAAGTTTAAATGTGAATAGTATTAAGGGTTTGAAAACTAGTAAAAAGGATAAAAAAGAAAGTGTGATGTCTGAAAAGATATAAAGTTTAATCAATGAAAAGTGTTCTTTTATCAAGAAATAAGATATGCTC
This genomic interval from uncultured Marinifilum sp. contains the following:
- a CDS encoding Mur ligase family protein; amino-acid sequence: MKVHFIAVGGSAMHNLAIALHKKGYTVSGSDDEIFEPSKSRLQKYGILPEKWGWYPDKLTADIDAIILGMHARIDNPELLKAQELGLKIYSYPEYIYEQTKDKTRIVIGGSHGKTTTTSMVMHVFKENNIDFDYMVGAQIEGFETMVKLSKNTEIAIFEGDEYLSSPIDRRPKFHLYHPNIALLTGIAWDHINVFPTFENYVEQFEIFTKLIQPNGSLIYFDKDEHINKIVNNKRKDINYIPYDTPKFKLINNKTVLTTNFGDIELEIFGEHNLQNLMGAYYICKKAGLSDKDFYSTIQTFSGAAKRLQKLSESNSCIVFQDFAHSPSKLKATTEAVKKQFTNRKLIACMELHTFSSLKKEFLPQYKNTMKLADEAIVYFNPKTLEHKKLEPITKEQVREAFGGKNVTVYTDSDEVISNLLSNNFENTNVLLMSSGNFSGVNLCQLADKIIAKS
- a CDS encoding MBL fold metallo-hydrolase, with translation MEIYNIETGNFMCDGGAMFSVVPKIMWSKKYPCNEDNYCNCAIRSLLVVDGDRKILIDNGTGDKQSEDFFKHQHLNGDDSLLASLKNVGVSANDITDVVFTHLHFDHCGGAVKWNKDRSGYELVFKNAKHWVGKQQWENYLNPNIREADAFFDENIMPIKESGKLNFVEEEGELFPNFEVRFFNGHTPGLMIPIINNKGQKICFAGDFIPTAANVPVKWLASYDLNPTASLKEKDNFLKEAVQENYILFFQHDITTECCNLIQTERGIKVKECFALSEIDKY